The following are encoded together in the Bos taurus isolate L1 Dominette 01449 registration number 42190680 breed Hereford chromosome 10, ARS-UCD2.0, whole genome shotgun sequence genome:
- the LOC132346306 gene encoding uncharacterized protein, producing MGKTRDLFKKIRDTKGIFHAKMGSIKDRNGMDLTQAEDIKKRWQEYTEELYKRDLHDPDNHDAVITHLEPDILEYEVKWALQSITINKASGGDGIPVELFQILKDDAVKVLLCQQIWKTQQWPRDWKRSVFIPIPKKGNTKECSNYHTIAVISHASKVMLKILQARLQQYVNRELPDVQAGFRKGRGTRHQIANIRWIMEKARELQKNICFCFIDYAKAFDFVDHNKLW from the exons atgggaaagactagagatctcttcaagaaaattagagataccaagggaatatttcatgcaaagatgggctcaataaaggacagaaatggtatggacctaacacaagcagaagatattaagaagaggtggcaagaatacacagaagaactgtacaaaagagatcttcacgacccagataatcacgatgctgtgatcactcacctagagccagacatcctggaatatgaagtcaagtgggccttacaaagcatcactataaacaaagctagtggaggtgatggaattccagttgagctatttcaaatcctgaaagatgatgctgtgaaagtgctgctatgccagcaaatttggaaaactcagcagtggccacgggactggaaaaggtcagttttcattccaatcccaaagaaaggcaataccaaag aatgctcaaactaccacacaattgcagtcatctcacacgctagtaaagtaatgctcaaaattctccaagccaggcttcagcaatatgtgaaccgtgaacttccagatgttcaagctggttttagaaaaggcagaggaaccagacatcaaattgccaacatccgctggatcatggaaaaagcaagagagttgcagaaaaacatctgtttctgctttattgactatgccaaagcctttgactttgtggatcacaataaactgtgg